Sequence from the Sulfuracidifex tepidarius genome:
CATTTAACCTTTCACAGTGATTGCGAGTTCAAGGAATGAAACTAGTATTTATTAAGTGTGAAGCAGATAGTCTATCTGGTGTCTAGTTTGGAAAATACATTCCTTAATAACTTGGACGAATGGATAAAGATGCAAAAGAACCTTCTAGCAACCCTGAAGGACATGGAGAACAAACAGCCCACGAGCGACATGGACAGGCTAGATTTAGTTTTGGCTTCCAGGACAGCGTTTCAGCACATGATAAGGACTTTGAAGGCCTTCGACCAATGGCTTCAAGATCCTATGGTTATAAGGCATATGCCAGAAGAGATGTTACAAGACGTGAAGAACAATAGCTGGAAGCTTTTGGAACAACTATTGGAGCTCGATATAAGGCATACTAGTCAATTTAGGGAGCTAATAACTAAGCTTGGAAAAGACGGAAAGCTTGATCCGTTAATTTGGGCTCGTGTGGTTGCAGAAGAAAATCAACAGCCACAAGAAAGAAGAAGTCCACTTTCCACTATCTAATTAGTATAACTTTTTATGTTATATATTATTTTTAAAAATTTATTTCAGTTTCTTATCTTCTTCCATTCCTTAGCCTTCTTTCATTTCTCATCTTTAGATTATATTCCTCGTCAATAGCGTTCACTTTCACTTTCAAGTCATTTATCATAGAGTCTAACTTGGACTTCAGCTCTTCGTCAATTTGAGACTTTTCTAGGAACTCTTTGCCATCATTAGAAAGAGATAATTTCTTTGTCTTCAGATCGTTTTCGACGAAACCTAGGTATAGTAAAGAAGTTATGTCTTCTTTCAATGAATGGCTGAACGTGTTGTTACCTATGTTATTGAACTCATATCCTAGGTCTAGACCTTTCTCTTTCATTTCGGCTATGAGCGTAGTCAACGCTTTCTCCGATACTCTTTCCATTCTATTAATAATGTAAAGAAGATTAAGCTTCCTCTTATCTTCGTTGACAATTGTGGGGTTTATTACTTGTTTACTCGATATCTTCAGATCCTTGGATTTCTGAGTAGGCTGAGAAGACACTTAATACACCTATTACCTATTGTCTTTTCTCATTTATTATGTTAACTATCTCAGCGGTAGCAGAGTACGGATCGCTTTTCCTTGTGATAGCTCCTCCTACGACAAAGATATTTATAGGTAAATCTATGAGAGACTGTATCCTTTCCTTGTTCAGTCCGCCGGCGACAGAAACAATCACATTCATTTCTGAGATTTCCTTGATCTCCTTGGTCATGTTTGCTACAGTTATACCTCGTGTTTTCTGTACATCTAGACCTACGTGAAGTCCTATGATATCAACGCCAAGGGATTTAAGTTGTTTCGCTCTTGAGACTACGTTTTCCACGTTAATCAGGTCCGCTTGTACTAATATCCCAAGCTCAGATGCCTTCTGTACTGCAGATCTGATTGTAGAATCGTCCATTATGCCTAGAACTGTCATGATGTTAGCTCCACCTTCCTTTGCTACAATTGCTTCCACATCTCCTGCGTCTGCTGTCTTAGTATCAGCAAGCATAATTCTATCTCCTACCGTTTCTTTGATTTTTCTCATGCCTTCAATTCCGCATGACTTTACCAGGGGAGTTCCTACTTCTATTATGCTAGCTCTTGCCTTCACCGAAGCCTCAGCAACTTTGATTGCGTCCTCAATTCTGATAAAGTCCAACGCTACTTGAAGGTTCTTTCCTTTCTTTAGGGAATCGAATAACTCGCTCTTCATACGCCTAGTGAATTCTACATGTTAATAAATGAAGCTATCAATAAATGACTTTTTATTTTGTGGATTAATTCCTTCATTACTGTGGTTATTGAGTGGCAAAGTATATTGTAATAACGGGCGGAGTTCTATCAAGTGTAGGGAAAGGTACAGTAGCTGCTTCAATAGGGATGCTTCTGAAGAGAAGGGACATTAAGATCACTGTAGTCAAGGTTGACCCCTATATAAATGTGGACGCTGGAACGATGAACCCTTACATGCACGGTGAAGTTTTTGTGACAGAGGATGGGTCAGAGACTGACCTTGATTTAGGGCATTATGAGAGGTTCATCGGTATAAATGTAACTAAATACAATAACATAACCGCGGGAAAGGTTTACTTTGAGGTCATAAACAAGGAGAGACGTGGAGAGTATTTAGGCCAGACAGTACAGATCATACCTCATGTAACTAGAGAAATAATATCAATGATAAAGAAAGCTGGGGAGGTTAACAATGCAGACGTTGTCATAGTGGAAATAGGAGGTACTGTAGGAGATATAGAAAGTCTGCCATTTCTAGAGGCCGTGAGGCAAATGAGACTAGAAGAGGAGGGAAACTTGATCTTTGTTCATGTGGCTCTGGCTCCTTACATGAAGGTTACAGGAGAGCTGAAGACAAAGCCGCTACAACACAGCGTCCAAGAATTGAGAAGAATAGGCATACAGCCTGATATCATTATTGTTAGATCTGAGGTATCACTAGACCCTGAAAGCAAGAATAAAATAGCTCTCTTCACAAATGTGAAACAAAGTCTAATATTTTCAAGCTACGATGTTTCAACTCCATATGAGGTTCCGTTAATACTCGAAGGTCAAGGTCTATCATCTAAGATCCTGAACCTTTTGGGACTTCCAGACGGTGCGGTCAAATTAGACGATTGGGAAAGTTTTGTATCGTCATTAAAGGACGGAGAGAAGGAAGTAAACATAGTCTTGATAGGGAAGTACACTAAACTAAAAGACACTTATATGAGCATAAGGGAAGCATTGCTTCACGCAGGGGCTTTCCTGCACGTCAAACCTAAACTCATGTGGGTGGAGTCCACTGACATCGAAAACAACGATGACAAACTGAGAGAGATAATGAAAACCGCTGACGGGGTCATAGTTCTACCAGGCTTTGGTGCAAGGGGAACAGAAGGAAAAATAAAGGCCATTAATTACGTCAGAGAGAACGACATACCTTTTCTCGGGATATGTTTTGGCTTTCAGTTAGCTGTTGTAGAGTTCGCAAGGAATGTTCTAGGGTTAAAGGACGCTAACAGCACTGAGATTAATCCTTCAACTCCAGATCCAGTTATAACGCTTTTAGACGACCAAAACAGAGCTACCCAAGTAGGAGGAACTATGAGACTCGGATCACAAAAAATAATATTAAAGGAAGGCTCATTAGCCAACAAAATTTATGGTACTAACATAATAACTGAAAGGCATAGGCATAGATTCGAGGTTAATCCGAAATACGTTGATTCCATTCAAAAGGCCGGTCTCGTGATATCTGGTGTGAGTGAAAATGGCTTAGTTGAGTTCATAGAGCTTCCAGGAAAGAGATTCTTCATAGCTACACAAGCGCATCCAGAATTTAAAAGTAGACCTATGAACCCTTCGCCTATTTATGTGAGTTTCCTAAAGGCATCTATGAGAGATCAATAATTATTCTTTCATATTTAGATTTTACTATTTTTCTTATTCCTTTTATTCCATTTTCGTATTCGCTTATTATTAACCCAGCTTCCTCCAAGCTCGAGATATGATTACTTATATTACCCTTACTCATTCCTAACTCAGCGGTCAATTCACTTATGCTCATAGGTTTGTTGTTGATAAGCTTTATGATATTTATTCTGCTTATAACTGAAAGTGAGGTAGCTATCTTCAGTATATCCTCTGGATCCTTTACAATCAATTCCATACTTTGAACTGTTTCAGTTTAGAAGAATTATGTCATGGCCTATAATACAACTCTTATCACGTCATGAAAGGCCTCATCTCTCTAAGGAAAGAAGCTTTAAATTGGAACCCGTAATTTTTAATACCATACAAGGGATGAAGAACTGTGCAGGCAAAAGTCGAAAATCCATTGAAGAATTTAAGAATGGCAATAAATAAGTTAGTATTAGTAAAACTGAAGGACGGTTCTGAATACATGGGGAAGCTAGAGCAGACCGATGGTACAATGAACATAGTGCTTAGAGATTGCAGCGAAATGAAAGAGGAGAGTGAAGATCCAGTGGCAAGCTACGGGAGAGTTTTGATAAGAGGAAGTAATATATTGTTTATAAGTGTTGATTATGAAAGCATAGCGGAAAAATCGAAGTAAGTAATTTAAGCTAAAACATTAAGGTGCTTCAAATGAAAAATATTAACGTTCAGTTAAATAGGACTGTAGACATAAACTCTTTAGAAGTAGAATTAGTAGAGAGAAAAGGGACGGGTCATCCTGATTACATTGCCGATTCAGCTTCAGAAGAGGCTAGTAGAAAGTTATCTCTTTATTACCTAAAGAAATATGGCGTAATTCTACATCATAACCTAGACAAGACTCTGGT
This genomic interval carries:
- a CDS encoding CTP synthase, yielding MAKYIVITGGVLSSVGKGTVAASIGMLLKRRDIKITVVKVDPYINVDAGTMNPYMHGEVFVTEDGSETDLDLGHYERFIGINVTKYNNITAGKVYFEVINKERRGEYLGQTVQIIPHVTREIISMIKKAGEVNNADVVIVEIGGTVGDIESLPFLEAVRQMRLEEEGNLIFVHVALAPYMKVTGELKTKPLQHSVQELRRIGIQPDIIIVRSEVSLDPESKNKIALFTNVKQSLIFSSYDVSTPYEVPLILEGQGLSSKILNLLGLPDGAVKLDDWESFVSSLKDGEKEVNIVLIGKYTKLKDTYMSIREALLHAGAFLHVKPKLMWVESTDIENNDDKLREIMKTADGVIVLPGFGARGTEGKIKAINYVRENDIPFLGICFGFQLAVVEFARNVLGLKDANSTEINPSTPDPVITLLDDQNRATQVGGTMRLGSQKIILKEGSLANKIYGTNIITERHRHRFEVNPKYVDSIQKAGLVISGVSENGLVEFIELPGKRFFIATQAHPEFKSRPMNPSPIYVSFLKASMRDQ
- a CDS encoding orotidine 5'-phosphate decarboxylase / HUMPS family protein, translated to MKSELFDSLKKGKNLQVALDFIRIEDAIKVAEASVKARASIIEVGTPLVKSCGIEGMRKIKETVGDRIMLADTKTADAGDVEAIVAKEGGANIMTVLGIMDDSTIRSAVQKASELGILVQADLINVENVVSRAKQLKSLGVDIIGLHVGLDVQKTRGITVANMTKEIKEISEMNVIVSVAGGLNKERIQSLIDLPINIFVVGGAITRKSDPYSATAEIVNIINEKRQ
- a CDS encoding ArsR/SmtB family transcription factor — encoded protein: MELIVKDPEDILKIATSLSVISRINIIKLINNKPMSISELTAELGMSKGNISNHISSLEEAGLIISEYENGIKGIRKIVKSKYERIIIDLS
- a CDS encoding U6 snRNA-associated Sm-like protein LSm6, whose amino-acid sequence is MQAKVENPLKNLRMAINKLVLVKLKDGSEYMGKLEQTDGTMNIVLRDCSEMKEESEDPVASYGRVLIRGSNILFISVDYESIAEKSK
- a CDS encoding DUF2153 domain-containing protein → MENTFLNNLDEWIKMQKNLLATLKDMENKQPTSDMDRLDLVLASRTAFQHMIRTLKAFDQWLQDPMVIRHMPEEMLQDVKNNSWKLLEQLLELDIRHTSQFRELITKLGKDGKLDPLIWARVVAEENQQPQERRSPLSTI